A stretch of Phycisphaerae bacterium DNA encodes these proteins:
- the mtnP gene encoding S-methyl-5'-thioadenosine phosphorylase, whose product MSEIIGLIGGSGIGDVLQERLDNLRHVKVDTPFGLPSDNILTGTFAGRKVAFLNRHGRGHKYSPSVVTYAANIYALKKLGVKSVIASAAVGSLTQKIKPRDLVIVDQTIDKTFKRKNTFFDDIAVHCEMANPYCDRLRKILLNVSGKVKTNVHSRATYVCMEGPQFSSRAESLMHQKWGGQLIGMTAMPEAKLAREAQMCLVLIAMVSDYDCWRKQKKADAQTVIEDIIGNLYEATENAIGLIKTVLQSEKSLCDENCSCRKSLQLAVWTRKEQINPKYAKMLKILRS is encoded by the coding sequence ATGTCAGAAATTATAGGCCTGATAGGCGGTTCGGGAATTGGTGATGTATTGCAGGAGCGGCTTGATAATCTCCGCCATGTCAAAGTTGATACGCCTTTCGGTCTTCCAAGCGATAATATACTTACAGGAACTTTCGCCGGCAGAAAAGTAGCTTTTCTGAACAGGCACGGCCGGGGGCATAAATACAGTCCATCCGTTGTTACGTACGCGGCAAATATTTACGCATTAAAAAAACTGGGCGTAAAATCGGTAATCGCAAGCGCCGCTGTCGGCTCGCTTACGCAAAAAATAAAACCGAGGGACCTTGTGATTGTTGACCAGACGATCGACAAGACATTTAAAAGAAAAAATACTTTCTTTGATGATATCGCGGTTCATTGCGAGATGGCAAATCCTTACTGCGACAGATTAAGAAAAATCCTGTTGAATGTTTCCGGCAAAGTAAAAACAAATGTCCACAGCAGAGCGACGTATGTCTGTATGGAAGGGCCGCAATTTTCGAGCAGGGCCGAATCGCTTATGCACCAAAAATGGGGCGGCCAGCTTATCGGAATGACGGCAATGCCTGAAGCGAAACTCGCAAGAGAGGCTCAGATGTGCTTGGTGCTTATCGCGATGGTAAGCGATTATGACTGCTGGCGGAAACAGAAGAAAGCCGATGCGCAGACAGTGATAGAGGATATTATCGGTAATCTGTATGAAGCGACGGAAAACGCGATAGGTTTGATAAAGACGGTTTTGCAGTCGGAAAAATCGCTGTGCGATGAAAATTGCTCCTGCAGAAAGAGCCTCCAGCTTGCTGTCTGGACAAGAAAAGAACAAATCAATCCAAAATACGCCAAAATGCTTAAAATATTGAGAAGCTAA